In Salinisphaera sp. T31B1, the following are encoded in one genomic region:
- a CDS encoding SMR family transporter: MNWLMLILAGGLEVVGVIGFERLTQRRIASGLPLAVAGFGLALFCLYHAMTTIPMGVAYGVFTGIGAVGSTVIGILFWGDSPRPARLACIAAIVVAVVGLKATVG; this comes from the coding sequence ATGAACTGGCTCATGCTGATCCTGGCCGGTGGGCTGGAAGTTGTCGGCGTGATCGGGTTCGAGCGCCTGACCCAGCGCCGTATCGCCAGCGGCCTGCCGCTGGCGGTGGCGGGGTTCGGCCTTGCGCTGTTTTGTCTGTATCACGCCATGACCACGATTCCCATGGGCGTTGCCTACGGCGTGTTCACCGGCATCGGCGCGGTCGGCAGCACGGTGATCGGCATCCTCTTCTGGGGCGACTCGCCGCGCCCTGCGCGGCTGGCCTGTATCGCGGCGATCGTGGTCGCGGTCGTCGGGCTCAAGGCCACGGTCGGGTGA
- a CDS encoding SMR family transporter yields MRHWIWLLAAASAEVGWVAGLKTAHSGLGWLATVVCIAASFGLALRAARHMPATTVYVIFVGLGAAGTVVLDRLVFAAPVHAPALGFLALLLAGVVGLKLLSVGPSRQGSS; encoded by the coding sequence ATGCGTCACTGGATATGGTTGCTGGCCGCAGCCAGCGCTGAAGTCGGCTGGGTCGCCGGATTGAAGACCGCGCACAGCGGCCTTGGCTGGCTGGCGACGGTTGTATGTATCGCGGCCAGCTTCGGCCTCGCGTTGCGGGCCGCCCGCCACATGCCGGCCACCACCGTGTACGTGATATTTGTCGGACTCGGCGCAGCCGGCACCGTTGTGCTCGATCGCCTCGTGTTCGCAGCCCCCGTCCATGCGCCGGCGCTCGGCTTTCTTGCGCTTCTGCTGGCCGGTGTGGTCGGTCTCAAGCTGCTATCCGTCGGGCCGAGCCGACAGGGTTCGTCATGA
- a CDS encoding TetR/AcrR family transcriptional regulator — MIESAVRPTAARIQNAALALFARQGYEATTLAQIADAVGIRKPSLYNHIQHKEGLYLALVDQVEAQFFAVQDASLSATAGAALNERLYRLITDLSDFIFTEDSGAFYKRCLLFPPDALADEVRAVNDRSEARIDTALRALHAQGVTEGHWRSADERVFLDAFYCLMDGLYSERFIYSRAEYTRRLASAWRVFWRGVSHTPD; from the coding sequence ATGATCGAATCCGCTGTCCGCCCGACCGCTGCGCGCATACAGAACGCCGCACTCGCGCTGTTTGCCCGTCAAGGCTATGAGGCCACCACGCTCGCTCAGATCGCCGACGCGGTCGGTATCCGCAAGCCGTCGCTGTACAACCATATCCAACACAAGGAAGGGCTCTATCTGGCGCTGGTCGATCAGGTCGAGGCACAGTTCTTCGCGGTGCAGGATGCGAGCTTGTCCGCCACCGCCGGCGCGGCGCTAAACGAGCGGTTGTATCGGCTGATCACCGACCTGAGTGATTTCATATTCACCGAGGACAGCGGCGCGTTCTACAAGCGCTGTTTGCTGTTTCCGCCGGATGCGCTGGCCGACGAGGTCCGTGCGGTCAACGACCGCAGCGAGGCGCGAATCGATACCGCCCTGCGCGCGCTTCATGCCCAGGGCGTGACCGAGGGGCATTGGCGTTCGGCTGACGAGCGTGTGTTCCTGGACGCTTTTTATTGCCTCATGGACGGGCTCTATAGCGAGCGCTTCATCTACTCGCGCGCCGAGTACACACGCCGTCTAGCGTCTGCCTGGCGGGTGTTCTGGCGCGGGGTGAGCCACACGCCGGATTGA
- a CDS encoding TonB-dependent receptor — protein sequence MSKCGLSLPAAGSCVVLLTLGGFAPAWSQPSSASEAAQPLSLAGVDDTRGLGPISVTGAPLPGSPLSQAADVDVVESDAIEAKGATNLGEALDDLAGVNSISTGNSVGKPVIRGLSGERIKLLSDGVGVDHQQFGVRHMPTVDTFLLDRVEVVRGASSVLYGSSALGGAINLLPPEIAWDTPVEGETLTRYSTNNDQWDTGIKATGGNGRFGYSAGIIRRSAGDIETPDEPTYFPPPPAEQFRDAPAYTGKLGYTDFNQVNGDFALGYRDDDGGVWTARYSRFNDEHNFLLPPPAGNLPPAAGEEGVGQFIDNEQIELAGEKEAGGITWKPKLVWQNNRRRSNAPGTPRVAGFDNAIDIEFDQYTARLEGQHGPVLGLDGGTVGIEYVTKDQESRGTTQLSPGGTVDNAAIFAFEEKGIGDLLLQAGLRYDHHEVEGKASKTANPSPSVVDADKQSYDVVTGSLGGIYSLTERLSVAANVGRGFRAPSLFELYAAGQHGGVAAFQVGDPNLEEETSLNTDLSLRWASEALRAKATVYRNAIDNYIFLRDTGETMAGLPVLANDQTDARLIGAELSIEADVSDAVTLSLTGETVDGERRDNGDELPLLPADNVSLGARFTPASEGWLRDPRASVKLSYYASKDAAPGEPFAQFDDAPFGSASTDSYYLVDVGAGFSPQIAGQTVHLDVAINNLLDEDYRGFLDTYKGYALSPGRDIRLTARVPFGG from the coding sequence ATGTCCAAATGTGGTTTGAGCCTGCCCGCGGCTGGCTCCTGTGTAGTCTTGCTGACGCTCGGCGGCTTCGCGCCCGCCTGGTCGCAGCCGTCGTCGGCCTCTGAGGCGGCACAGCCTTTGTCGCTGGCGGGCGTCGACGACACGCGAGGGCTCGGGCCGATCTCGGTCACCGGCGCGCCGCTGCCGGGGAGCCCGTTATCGCAGGCCGCCGATGTCGATGTGGTCGAGTCCGACGCTATCGAGGCCAAGGGCGCGACCAATCTCGGCGAAGCGCTGGACGACCTGGCCGGGGTGAATTCGATCAGCACGGGCAACAGCGTCGGCAAGCCGGTCATCCGCGGGCTGTCCGGCGAGCGCATCAAGCTTCTGTCCGACGGTGTGGGCGTGGACCACCAGCAGTTCGGTGTGCGGCATATGCCCACCGTTGATACGTTCCTGCTCGATCGTGTCGAGGTCGTACGCGGGGCCTCGAGCGTACTCTACGGCTCCAGCGCGCTGGGTGGCGCGATCAACCTGCTGCCGCCGGAGATCGCTTGGGATACCCCGGTCGAAGGCGAAACGCTCACCCGTTATTCCACCAACAACGACCAGTGGGATACCGGCATCAAGGCCACCGGCGGCAACGGCCGATTCGGTTATTCGGCCGGCATCATCCGTCGCAGCGCGGGCGATATCGAAACCCCGGACGAGCCAACCTATTTTCCGCCACCGCCGGCTGAACAGTTCCGGGACGCGCCGGCCTATACCGGCAAACTCGGCTATACGGATTTCAATCAGGTCAACGGCGACTTCGCGCTGGGCTATCGTGACGACGACGGCGGTGTGTGGACCGCGCGCTATTCGCGTTTCAACGACGAACACAACTTCCTGCTGCCGCCACCGGCCGGCAACCTGCCGCCCGCGGCCGGCGAGGAAGGCGTCGGCCAGTTCATCGACAACGAACAGATCGAACTGGCGGGCGAGAAAGAAGCCGGCGGCATCACCTGGAAGCCCAAGCTCGTCTGGCAGAACAATCGTCGCCGCTCGAATGCCCCCGGCACGCCGCGCGTGGCCGGGTTCGATAACGCGATCGATATCGAATTCGATCAATACACCGCGCGCCTGGAAGGCCAGCACGGTCCGGTGCTTGGTCTGGACGGCGGCACCGTGGGTATCGAATACGTCACCAAGGATCAGGAGTCACGCGGGACCACCCAGCTGTCGCCGGGTGGCACGGTCGACAACGCCGCGATCTTCGCGTTCGAGGAAAAGGGCATCGGCGATCTGCTGCTGCAGGCCGGGCTGCGCTACGACCACCACGAGGTCGAGGGCAAGGCGTCCAAGACGGCCAATCCGTCACCCAGCGTGGTCGATGCCGACAAGCAATCCTACGATGTGGTCACCGGCTCGCTGGGCGGTATCTACAGCCTGACCGAGCGACTGTCCGTCGCGGCCAACGTCGGGCGCGGTTTCCGTGCACCGAGCCTGTTCGAATTGTATGCAGCAGGTCAGCATGGCGGCGTCGCGGCATTCCAGGTGGGCGACCCCAACCTCGAGGAAGAGACCTCGCTGAATACCGATCTGTCGCTGCGCTGGGCCTCGGAGGCGCTGCGCGCCAAGGCCACGGTCTATCGCAATGCGATCGATAACTACATCTTCCTGCGCGATACCGGCGAAACGATGGCCGGCCTGCCGGTGCTGGCCAACGACCAGACCGACGCCCGGCTCATCGGCGCCGAGTTGTCGATCGAAGCCGATGTCAGTGATGCCGTCACTCTGTCCCTGACCGGCGAGACGGTCGATGGCGAACGCCGAGACAACGGCGACGAACTGCCGCTGCTGCCAGCCGACAACGTCAGTCTCGGGGCACGTTTCACCCCCGCCAGCGAGGGGTGGCTGCGCGATCCGCGGGCCTCGGTCAAGCTGAGCTACTACGCCTCAAAGGACGCCGCGCCCGGCGAGCCGTTCGCCCAGTTCGACGATGCGCCGTTCGGGAGCGCGTCTACCGACAGCTATTACCTGGTCGACGTCGGCGCCGGGTTTTCGCCTCAAATCGCCGGCCAGACCGTGCATCTGGATGTTGCGATCAACAACCTTCTGGACGAGGACTACCGTGGTTTCCTGGATACCTATAAGGGCTATGCGTTGTCGCCGGGCCGTGATATCCGCCTGACCGCACGCGTGCCGTTCGGGGGCTAG
- a CDS encoding ZIP family metal transporter: MDHTGSGAAADPLGRGAGHAVGLIFFCVVAFGALAGYDKVALIALTAFGAMTAGAVLGYRATGASAAWQALDGVAGGAMIAAACILLLPAAIALDPPLAGLGVALGLLFGHALHRACRERAWRPGALGESSLIALTVHSAGAGVVIGMLYGQMPELGLWLGTVIVAHKLPAGYAIARRLRAQGGALAGIALPACAVGVVAVPVAMATTVLPPSAAIGAVCQGLAAGIFLHVGLECVALEGAVNAAVDTPGWRIWLPVGAGMALMMLLRIAFG, translated from the coding sequence ATGGATCATACCGGTTCGGGTGCCGCGGCCGACCCGCTCGGGCGCGGCGCCGGCCACGCGGTCGGGCTCATCTTCTTCTGCGTCGTGGCATTCGGTGCGCTGGCCGGTTATGACAAGGTCGCCCTCATTGCACTGACCGCCTTCGGCGCGATGACCGCCGGTGCCGTGCTCGGTTATCGCGCGACCGGCGCGAGTGCGGCGTGGCAGGCCCTCGACGGTGTGGCTGGCGGAGCGATGATCGCGGCGGCCTGTATCCTGCTCCTGCCGGCGGCCATCGCACTGGACCCGCCGCTGGCGGGTCTCGGCGTGGCGCTGGGTCTATTGTTCGGCCACGCATTACATCGTGCCTGTCGCGAACGTGCCTGGCGGCCGGGCGCACTGGGTGAATCCAGCTTGATCGCGCTGACCGTGCATTCGGCCGGCGCCGGCGTGGTCATCGGCATGCTCTACGGACAGATGCCCGAGCTCGGGCTATGGCTGGGCACGGTCATCGTCGCGCACAAACTGCCGGCCGGGTATGCCATTGCCCGACGCCTGCGTGCCCAGGGTGGCGCGCTGGCCGGCATCGCGTTGCCCGCCTGTGCGGTGGGGGTGGTGGCCGTGCCGGTCGCCATGGCCACCACTGTGCTGCCGCCCTCGGCCGCGATCGGCGCGGTGTGTCAGGGGCTGGCCGCAGGCATTTTTCTGCACGTCGGCCTGGAATGCGTTGCTTTGGAAGGGGCCGTCAATGCGGCGGTTGATACGCCCGGTTGGCGAATCTGGCTGCCGGTGGGCGCAGGTATGGCGTTGATGATGCTGTTGCGGATCGCTTTCGGCTGA